Proteins from a single region of Pseudodesulfovibrio portus:
- a CDS encoding DUF4911 domain-containing protein has translation MKSSSRRRPRKRVCPPAPEWSARTYVRIAPADIGLFRFLLEGHDNLGIFTVVDKFKGILLMRYSPHLGREMKAFIRQAATEMELEVLPRM, from the coding sequence ATGAAATCCTCGTCACGCAGACGGCCCCGGAAACGGGTCTGCCCACCCGCTCCCGAGTGGTCCGCGCGCACCTATGTGCGCATCGCCCCGGCCGACATCGGGCTCTTCCGGTTCCTGCTGGAGGGGCACGACAACCTCGGCATCTTCACGGTGGTGGACAAGTTCAAGGGCATCCTGCTCATGCGCTACAGCCCGCACCTTGGGCGGGAGATGAAGGCGTTCATCAGGCAGGCGGCCACGGAGATGGAGCTGGAGGTCCTGCCGCGGATGTAG
- a CDS encoding sigma-54-dependent transcriptional regulator, with amino-acid sequence MSAKTLLFIAEPQSVTSIFPTLQAAGLQAGLADNLNGALGFIKKSNPCLVFCRPKLQGFDAKAFLRQAAETEGFPPVIIFTAAGSAEQATEFLQMGARDYWIEPLVWDKIKVILPEDEPEDEPEDEPAPVALKPAAPQQPGRFQIIGRHEAVLRVLALAKQVAGSKATVLISGESGTGKEMFARYLHHNSDRADKPFIAINCAALPEHLLESELFGHEKGAFTGAINRKLGKFELADGGTILLDEITEMDLGLQAKLLRVLQESEFDRVGGVETVNIDVRVLATTNRNIEATVREGKFRQDLFYRLNVIPLALPALKDRGDDVITLAEYFVNKFTAAYGLGQLAFTDDAKKWLAGYDWPGNVRELQNLMERAVLLAGQGPIQTRHFLMGDEQWTPDDLSAIDADQQAAGQAAPPSTPDEALSVMPIHEMEKRLILKSLEETTGNRTRAAELLGISVRTLRNKLNEYKKQGLDV; translated from the coding sequence ATGTCGGCCAAAACGCTTCTTTTCATTGCGGAACCCCAATCCGTAACCTCGATCTTCCCCACGCTTCAGGCGGCCGGGCTCCAGGCCGGGCTGGCAGACAACCTGAACGGGGCCCTGGGGTTCATCAAGAAGTCCAATCCCTGCCTGGTGTTCTGCCGACCCAAGCTGCAGGGATTCGACGCCAAGGCGTTCCTCAGGCAGGCCGCCGAAACCGAGGGCTTCCCGCCCGTGATCATCTTCACGGCTGCGGGCAGCGCCGAGCAGGCCACCGAATTTCTGCAGATGGGGGCACGCGACTACTGGATCGAGCCGCTGGTCTGGGACAAGATCAAGGTCATCCTGCCCGAGGACGAACCCGAGGACGAACCCGAGGACGAACCGGCTCCCGTCGCACTGAAACCCGCCGCGCCCCAACAGCCCGGCCGATTCCAGATCATCGGCCGCCACGAGGCCGTGCTGCGCGTGCTCGCCCTGGCCAAGCAGGTGGCCGGAAGCAAGGCCACGGTGCTCATCTCCGGCGAGTCCGGAACCGGCAAGGAGATGTTCGCCCGCTACCTGCACCACAACTCCGACCGCGCGGACAAGCCCTTCATTGCCATCAACTGCGCGGCCCTGCCCGAACACCTGCTGGAATCCGAACTCTTCGGCCACGAAAAGGGCGCGTTCACAGGGGCCATCAACCGCAAGCTCGGCAAGTTCGAATTGGCCGACGGCGGCACCATCCTGCTGGACGAAATCACGGAGATGGACCTCGGCCTCCAGGCCAAGCTGCTGCGCGTGCTCCAGGAGTCCGAATTCGACCGGGTGGGCGGCGTGGAGACCGTGAACATCGACGTGCGCGTGCTGGCCACCACCAACCGCAACATCGAGGCGACGGTCAGGGAAGGCAAGTTCCGCCAGGACCTGTTCTACCGCCTCAACGTCATCCCGCTGGCCCTGCCCGCCCTCAAGGACCGGGGCGACGACGTGATCACGCTGGCCGAATATTTCGTCAACAAGTTCACGGCCGCCTACGGGCTGGGCCAGCTCGCCTTCACCGACGACGCCAAGAAATGGCTCGCCGGATACGACTGGCCCGGCAACGTGCGCGAGCTGCAGAACCTCATGGAACGGGCCGTGCTCCTGGCGGGCCAGGGCCCCATCCAGACCCGGCATTTCCTCATGGGCGACGAGCAGTGGACGCCCGACGACCTCTCCGCCATCGACGCGGACCAGCAGGCAGCCGGACAGGCCGCGCCGCCGTCCACCCCGGACGAAGCCCTGTCGGTCATGCCCATCCACGAGATGGAAAAACGGCTCATCCTCAAGAGCCTGGAAGAAACCACCGGCAACCGCACCCGCGCCGCCGAACTGCTCGGCATCTCCGTCCGAACCCTGCGCAACAAACTCAACGAATACAAAAAACAGGGCCTGGACGTTTAA
- a CDS encoding glycosyltransferase family 2 protein — MTIPSTDSPARQWLSLPEELRAKLRLGFTGKGHLLDMAGWCLRSGDLELFPVAAHALETAIRENPLDGAMACELLALEQARGLLEPAVTQHLQLLADRWHPPSDLDEYRRLQAERDFKSLKTFTRAGAADQPGNLFWIEQGVVAGCMEGDHEFVVELIESGSESGAEVVIERALKRVSDLFAPEKWVDAEALRDQAMRRPWDAGTILRAFDALNGVADRREPVPGSVAVCLYSWNKADELAETLISLADSDLAGASLFVLDNGSTDGTAGVLREWVSRFESLLGAGRFTVISLPVNIGAAAARNWLLHREDVQAHEFVCYLDDDVELPADWLARLGAAVAEYPEAGVWGCKVVDHFNPLLIQGADSHLLADPAATMDLTRAAPHPFRLSDLHIRTLDGGGFDFMRPCASVMGCCHLFRSRTLVESGDFAIQLSPSQYDDMEHDLRLCEAGTFPVYQGHLAVRHKKRTGAASRTSMQEQGNALGNKYKMQTMHDPAAINGAAEAGRRLLDEDILRKLAWLERA; from the coding sequence ATGACCATTCCGAGCACTGATTCTCCGGCCCGGCAATGGCTGTCCCTGCCCGAAGAACTGCGCGCCAAGCTGCGCCTGGGCTTCACGGGCAAGGGCCATCTGCTCGATATGGCGGGCTGGTGCCTGCGCTCGGGCGACCTTGAGCTTTTCCCGGTGGCGGCCCACGCCCTGGAAACGGCGATCCGCGAAAATCCGCTGGACGGGGCCATGGCCTGCGAACTCCTGGCCCTGGAACAGGCTCGCGGACTGCTGGAACCTGCCGTCACGCAGCATCTTCAACTTCTGGCCGACCGCTGGCACCCCCCGTCCGACCTCGACGAATACCGTCGGCTCCAGGCGGAGCGGGATTTCAAGTCCCTCAAAACGTTCACCCGGGCCGGTGCAGCCGACCAGCCCGGAAACCTGTTCTGGATCGAACAGGGTGTGGTTGCCGGGTGCATGGAAGGCGACCATGAATTTGTTGTCGAATTGATTGAATCCGGCTCAGAATCGGGTGCCGAAGTCGTGATCGAAAGAGCCTTGAAGCGGGTGAGCGACCTGTTTGCGCCTGAAAAATGGGTGGATGCCGAGGCCCTTCGTGATCAGGCCATGCGCCGCCCCTGGGACGCGGGAACAATCCTGCGGGCGTTCGACGCGCTCAACGGCGTGGCCGATCGGCGCGAGCCCGTGCCCGGTTCCGTGGCCGTGTGCCTCTATTCCTGGAACAAGGCGGACGAGCTGGCCGAGACCCTGATCTCCCTGGCCGATTCCGATCTGGCCGGGGCGTCGCTGTTCGTGCTGGACAACGGGTCCACGGACGGCACCGCCGGAGTCCTGCGGGAGTGGGTTTCCCGGTTCGAGTCCCTGCTGGGCGCGGGCCGGTTCACCGTCATTTCGTTGCCCGTGAATATCGGCGCGGCAGCGGCCCGCAACTGGCTGCTGCACCGGGAGGACGTGCAGGCGCACGAGTTCGTCTGCTACCTCGACGACGACGTGGAGCTGCCCGCCGACTGGCTGGCCCGGCTCGGCGCGGCAGTGGCGGAGTACCCGGAGGCGGGCGTCTGGGGATGCAAGGTGGTGGACCACTTCAACCCGTTGCTCATCCAGGGCGCGGACAGCCACCTCCTGGCCGACCCGGCCGCGACAATGGATCTGACCAGGGCCGCGCCCCATCCGTTCAGGCTGTCCGACCTGCATATCCGCACGCTGGACGGCGGCGGGTTCGATTTCATGCGCCCCTGCGCCTCTGTCATGGGCTGCTGCCATCTCTTCCGCTCTCGGACGCTGGTCGAGTCCGGCGACTTCGCCATCCAGCTTTCCCCGTCCCAGTACGACGACATGGAGCACGACCTGCGTTTGTGCGAGGCCGGGACGTTCCCGGTCTACCAGGGGCATCTCGCGGTGCGCCACAAGAAGCGCACCGGCGCGGCCTCCCGCACCAGCATGCAGGAGCAGGGCAACGCCCTGGGCAACAAGTACAAGATGCAGACCATGCACGACCCCGCCGCCATCAACGGGGCAGCCGAGGCAGGTCGGCGGCTCCTGGACGAGGATATCCTGCGCAAGCTCGCCTGGCTCGAAAGGGCGTGA
- a CDS encoding glycosyltransferase, translated as MSISIPVLCYHNVSDVDGHTPAMFCEHLDAMVDAGYRTITGGELLKVVRGDMKPPKKSVVLTFDDGHISNWLHAVPELEKRGMTGTFFTLADYTVPGAVRTADTAPPLLRMQDSLRAAFTGDLSQFLNEDEIRAMLSRGMEVFSHGRAHQGAFISLKSPRAIRDAHWASWAIYPPGIPDWPHYRVGSAYVYDGYWPMHGPGEFPRMVKRSEADRREFCRRDFRRSMERIRELNGLDEQLFCWPWGQFDAVSEAELKKAGFAGAFTLERQANRPGTDPFRINRVGVGGGKDGKWMQSRLRMYSNTLTAGLFVKRFRKRAEVGSVLYATDSDKVSGGSRQMVNNIKAMIASGLKVYALIKPDTPINGALEGLDVEVVHFDRFRKYREAGKFLKRLVEEKGIDVVHTFHNRAYKAGVLARLMGAKCKLFINRGVISRPNTVFFLWTRMADGVIANSAQCAEVLRGHHVKESLLNVVYNAYVGPDHGDPRPRKKRGCRFIYVGNSVHIKGFDVFLRAANLLCEEGARDMEFVSVGVDEDKLHKFDDLLAGPVRERLRNTGTIPHEQVLDELRFADVYVMTSRMESLPNTLLEGFDLGLPAVCTSVGGVPEVVRDGINGFLCASDDAECVAARMRELAEDPIRRHAMGVNGRNVVRRLLTPEVKGFNLMRVYMGERLFEPLAVEDVAAPPESVETDHDHSEH; from the coding sequence ATGAGCATATCCATTCCTGTCCTTTGTTATCACAACGTCTCGGACGTTGACGGCCACACGCCCGCCATGTTCTGCGAGCATCTGGACGCCATGGTCGACGCCGGATACCGGACCATCACCGGTGGCGAACTGTTGAAAGTGGTTCGCGGCGACATGAAGCCGCCGAAAAAATCCGTTGTCCTGACCTTTGACGACGGCCACATCTCCAACTGGCTGCACGCCGTGCCCGAGCTGGAGAAGCGGGGCATGACCGGCACTTTCTTCACCCTGGCCGACTATACGGTCCCCGGCGCGGTGCGGACGGCGGACACGGCCCCGCCCCTGCTGCGCATGCAGGACTCCCTGCGGGCGGCCTTTACGGGCGACCTGTCCCAGTTCCTCAACGAGGACGAGATCCGGGCCATGCTCTCCAGGGGCATGGAGGTCTTTTCCCACGGTCGGGCCCATCAGGGTGCGTTCATCAGCCTGAAGAGTCCGCGGGCCATCCGCGACGCCCACTGGGCGTCATGGGCCATCTATCCCCCCGGCATCCCGGACTGGCCGCACTACCGAGTGGGCAGCGCCTATGTCTACGACGGGTACTGGCCCATGCACGGGCCGGGAGAATTCCCGCGCATGGTCAAGCGCTCCGAGGCGGACCGGCGGGAATTCTGCCGCCGGGACTTCCGCCGCTCCATGGAGCGCATCCGCGAGCTGAACGGGCTGGACGAGCAGCTCTTCTGCTGGCCGTGGGGTCAGTTCGACGCGGTGTCCGAGGCGGAGCTGAAAAAGGCCGGGTTCGCCGGGGCGTTCACCCTGGAGCGGCAGGCCAACAGGCCGGGAACCGATCCGTTCCGCATCAACCGCGTCGGCGTGGGCGGCGGAAAGGACGGCAAATGGATGCAGTCCCGTTTGCGCATGTACTCCAACACCCTGACGGCCGGCCTGTTCGTCAAGCGGTTCCGCAAGCGGGCCGAGGTGGGGAGCGTGCTCTATGCCACGGACTCGGACAAGGTGTCCGGGGGCAGCCGCCAGATGGTCAACAACATCAAGGCCATGATCGCCTCGGGGCTGAAGGTCTACGCCCTGATCAAGCCGGACACGCCCATCAACGGGGCGCTCGAGGGGCTGGACGTGGAGGTCGTCCACTTCGACCGCTTCCGCAAGTACCGCGAGGCCGGGAAATTTCTCAAGCGGCTGGTGGAGGAAAAGGGGATCGACGTGGTCCACACCTTCCACAACCGGGCCTACAAGGCGGGCGTGCTGGCCCGGCTCATGGGCGCCAAGTGCAAGTTGTTCATCAACCGGGGCGTCATCTCCAGGCCCAACACCGTGTTTTTTCTCTGGACGCGCATGGCCGACGGGGTCATCGCCAACTCGGCCCAGTGCGCCGAGGTCCTGCGGGGCCATCATGTGAAGGAATCCCTGCTCAACGTGGTCTACAACGCCTACGTGGGGCCCGACCACGGCGACCCCAGGCCGCGCAAGAAGCGGGGGTGCCGGTTCATCTACGTGGGCAACTCGGTCCACATCAAGGGGTTCGACGTCTTTCTGCGCGCGGCCAACCTGCTCTGCGAGGAGGGCGCGCGCGACATGGAGTTCGTGTCCGTGGGCGTGGACGAGGACAAGTTGCACAAGTTCGACGACCTGCTGGCCGGGCCGGTGCGGGAGCGGCTGCGCAACACCGGCACCATTCCCCATGAGCAGGTGCTCGACGAGCTGCGCTTTGCGGACGTATACGTCATGACCTCGCGCATGGAGTCCCTGCCCAACACCCTCCTGGAAGGGTTCGACCTGGGGTTGCCCGCCGTCTGCACCTCGGTGGGAGGCGTGCCAGAGGTGGTCCGCGACGGGATCAACGGCTTTTTGTGCGCGTCCGACGACGCGGAATGTGTGGCCGCAAGGATGCGCGAGCTTGCCGAGGACCCCATCCGGCGGCACGCCATGGGCGTCAACGGGCGCAACGTCGTCCGCAGGCTGCTTACCCCGGAGGTCAAGGGATTCAACCTCATGCGCGTGTACATGGGCGAGCGGCTGTTCGAGCCGCTGGCCGTGGAGGACGTGGCCGCACCCCCCGAATCCGTGGAGACGGACCATGACCATTCCGAGCACTGA